A single region of the Salvia miltiorrhiza cultivar Shanhuang (shh) chromosome 8, IMPLAD_Smil_shh, whole genome shotgun sequence genome encodes:
- the LOC130999480 gene encoding E3 ubiquitin-protein ligase CHIP isoform X2 — translation MLILRLLRCALMFRCIGRIGLFVIASGSIEWARVEEDCRRAIQLDHHSVKAHYMLGLALLQKKEYAKGVKALEKALDLGRGANPQGYMVEEIWQELAKAKYLVWEHESTKRSWELRNLKQACEAALIEKRNRDASEKEGFVDEIDQSFLDQLKALNLVFKKAAEDDTPTEVPDYLCCNITLDIFRDPVITPSGVTYERAVILDHLQKVGKFDPVTRETLHPSQLVPNLAIKEAVRAYLELHGWAYRMD, via the exons ATGCTTATACTGAG GCTATTGCGTTGTGCCCTAATGTTCCGGTGTATTGGACGAATCGGGCTCTTTGTCATCGCAAGCGGAAGTAT TGAATGGGCACGCGTGGAGGAGGATTGCAGGAGAGCGATTCAGCTCGATCACCACTCTGTAAAG GCACACTATATGCTTGGTCTTGCTCTGCTGCAAAAGAAAGAATATGCAAAAGGTGTGAAGGCATTAGAGAAG GCATTGGACCTTGGCAGGGGTGCGAACCCCCAAGGATACATGGTAGAAGAAATATGGCAAGAGCTCGCAAAAGCAAAATACTTGGTTTGGGAGCATGAGTCTACCAAGCGGTCTTGGGAACTTCGGAACTTAAA ACAAGCTTGTGAAGCAGCCTTGATAGAGAAACGAAATCGTGATGCTTCTGAAAAAGAAGGTTTTGTCGATGAAATTGACCAGTCTTTTTTAGATCAATTGAAAGCCTTGAACCTAGTATTCAAGAAAGCTGCAGAAGATGATACCCCAACGGAG GTGCCAGACTACCTGTGCTGTAACATCACTTTGGACATTTTTCGTGATCCTGTAATTACTCCAAGTGGGGTGACATACGAAAGAGCAGTAATCCTAGATCATCTACAAAAG GTGGGAAAATTTGATCCCGTTACCCGTGAGACACTACATCCGTCTCAGTTGGTACCAAATCTGGCCATAAAAGAAGCTGTGAGAGCATACCTGGAGTTGCACGGCTGGGCCTATCGGATGGATTGA
- the LOC130999480 gene encoding E3 ubiquitin-protein ligase CHIP isoform X1: MSPTMVAKQAEQLRQDGNTYFKKDRLGAAIDAYTEAIALCPNVPVYWTNRALCHRKRNEWARVEEDCRRAIQLDHHSVKAHYMLGLALLQKKEYAKGVKALEKALDLGRGANPQGYMVEEIWQELAKAKYLVWEHESTKRSWELRNLKQACEAALIEKRNRDASEKEGFVDEIDQSFLDQLKALNLVFKKAAEDDTPTEVPDYLCCNITLDIFRDPVITPSGVTYERAVILDHLQKVGKFDPVTRETLHPSQLVPNLAIKEAVRAYLELHGWAYRMD, translated from the exons ATGTCGCCAACAATGGTGGCTAAACAAGCCGAGCAACTCAGACAAGACGGTAACACGTACTTTAAGAAAGATCGGTTGGGTGCCGCCATTGATGCTTATACTGAG GCTATTGCGTTGTGCCCTAATGTTCCGGTGTATTGGACGAATCGGGCTCTTTGTCATCGCAAGCGGAA TGAATGGGCACGCGTGGAGGAGGATTGCAGGAGAGCGATTCAGCTCGATCACCACTCTGTAAAG GCACACTATATGCTTGGTCTTGCTCTGCTGCAAAAGAAAGAATATGCAAAAGGTGTGAAGGCATTAGAGAAG GCATTGGACCTTGGCAGGGGTGCGAACCCCCAAGGATACATGGTAGAAGAAATATGGCAAGAGCTCGCAAAAGCAAAATACTTGGTTTGGGAGCATGAGTCTACCAAGCGGTCTTGGGAACTTCGGAACTTAAA ACAAGCTTGTGAAGCAGCCTTGATAGAGAAACGAAATCGTGATGCTTCTGAAAAAGAAGGTTTTGTCGATGAAATTGACCAGTCTTTTTTAGATCAATTGAAAGCCTTGAACCTAGTATTCAAGAAAGCTGCAGAAGATGATACCCCAACGGAG GTGCCAGACTACCTGTGCTGTAACATCACTTTGGACATTTTTCGTGATCCTGTAATTACTCCAAGTGGGGTGACATACGAAAGAGCAGTAATCCTAGATCATCTACAAAAG GTGGGAAAATTTGATCCCGTTACCCGTGAGACACTACATCCGTCTCAGTTGGTACCAAATCTGGCCATAAAAGAAGCTGTGAGAGCATACCTGGAGTTGCACGGCTGGGCCTATCGGATGGATTGA
- the LOC130999480 gene encoding E3 ubiquitin-protein ligase CHIP isoform X3: MLILSEWARVEEDCRRAIQLDHHSVKAHYMLGLALLQKKEYAKGVKALEKALDLGRGANPQGYMVEEIWQELAKAKYLVWEHESTKRSWELRNLKQACEAALIEKRNRDASEKEGFVDEIDQSFLDQLKALNLVFKKAAEDDTPTEVPDYLCCNITLDIFRDPVITPSGVTYERAVILDHLQKVGKFDPVTRETLHPSQLVPNLAIKEAVRAYLELHGWAYRMD, encoded by the exons ATGCTTATACTGAG TGAATGGGCACGCGTGGAGGAGGATTGCAGGAGAGCGATTCAGCTCGATCACCACTCTGTAAAG GCACACTATATGCTTGGTCTTGCTCTGCTGCAAAAGAAAGAATATGCAAAAGGTGTGAAGGCATTAGAGAAG GCATTGGACCTTGGCAGGGGTGCGAACCCCCAAGGATACATGGTAGAAGAAATATGGCAAGAGCTCGCAAAAGCAAAATACTTGGTTTGGGAGCATGAGTCTACCAAGCGGTCTTGGGAACTTCGGAACTTAAA ACAAGCTTGTGAAGCAGCCTTGATAGAGAAACGAAATCGTGATGCTTCTGAAAAAGAAGGTTTTGTCGATGAAATTGACCAGTCTTTTTTAGATCAATTGAAAGCCTTGAACCTAGTATTCAAGAAAGCTGCAGAAGATGATACCCCAACGGAG GTGCCAGACTACCTGTGCTGTAACATCACTTTGGACATTTTTCGTGATCCTGTAATTACTCCAAGTGGGGTGACATACGAAAGAGCAGTAATCCTAGATCATCTACAAAAG GTGGGAAAATTTGATCCCGTTACCCGTGAGACACTACATCCGTCTCAGTTGGTACCAAATCTGGCCATAAAAGAAGCTGTGAGAGCATACCTGGAGTTGCACGGCTGGGCCTATCGGATGGATTGA
- the LOC130999478 gene encoding adenylylsulfatase HINT3 isoform X3 produces MEARARRRLALLSSHVNPLAETPGTASFSSLMASTCASGHDGEKEMKKGGNDCVFCRIILGEAPSLKLYEDDECLCILDTYPLCHGHSLIIPKSHYPSLDATPPSIIGAMCSKVPLISNAVMKVTGCDSFNLLVNNGAAAGQVIYH; encoded by the exons ATGGAGGCTCGTGCACGACGTCGTTTAGCTCTGCTTTCCTCCCACGTGAACCCACTCGCAGAAACCCCGGGCACGGCGTCGTTTAGCTCGCTGATGGCTTCCACTTGCGCTAGCGGCCATGACGGAGAGAAGGAGATGAAGAAGGGAGGAAATGATTGTGTATTTTGCAGGATTATTCTCGGCGAAGCTCCTTCTTTAAAA TTATATGAAGATGATGAGTGCCTGTGCATTTTGGATACATATCCTCTATGTCATGG GCACTCTCTTATTATTCCAAAGAGTCATTATCCTTCGTTGGACGCAACTCCTCCATCG ATTATAGGGGCCATGTGTTCAAAAGTGCCTCTAATTAGCAATGCTGTCATGAAAGTTACCGGTTGTG ATTCATTCAACTTGCTGGTCAACAACGGTGCAGCTGCCGGCCAAGTTATATATCAT TAA
- the LOC130999478 gene encoding adenylylsulfatase HINT3 isoform X2: MEARARRRLALLSSHVNPLAETPGTASFSSLMASTCASGHDGEKEMKKGGNDCVFCRIILGEAPSLKLYEDDECLCILDTYPLCHGHSLIIPKSHYPSLDATPPSIIGAMCSKVPLISNAVMKVTGCDSFNLLVNNGAAAGQVIYHFRLTST; the protein is encoded by the exons ATGGAGGCTCGTGCACGACGTCGTTTAGCTCTGCTTTCCTCCCACGTGAACCCACTCGCAGAAACCCCGGGCACGGCGTCGTTTAGCTCGCTGATGGCTTCCACTTGCGCTAGCGGCCATGACGGAGAGAAGGAGATGAAGAAGGGAGGAAATGATTGTGTATTTTGCAGGATTATTCTCGGCGAAGCTCCTTCTTTAAAA TTATATGAAGATGATGAGTGCCTGTGCATTTTGGATACATATCCTCTATGTCATGG GCACTCTCTTATTATTCCAAAGAGTCATTATCCTTCGTTGGACGCAACTCCTCCATCG ATTATAGGGGCCATGTGTTCAAAAGTGCCTCTAATTAGCAATGCTGTCATGAAAGTTACCGGTTGTG ATTCATTCAACTTGCTGGTCAACAACGGTGCAGCTGCCGGCCAAGTTATATATCAT TTCAGACTCACATCCACATAA
- the LOC130999478 gene encoding adenylylsulfatase HINT3 isoform X1, whose amino-acid sequence MEARARRRLALLSSHVNPLAETPGTASFSSLMASTCASGHDGEKEMKKGGNDCVFCRIILGEAPSLKLYEDDECLCILDTYPLCHGHSLIIPKSHYPSLDATPPSIIGAMCSKVPLISNAVMKVTGCDSFNLLVNNGAAAGQVIYHTHIHIIPRKANDCLWTSESLRRRPMKVDQEVSRLADRIRESLMFVNSYEDSKGQGSTLVAN is encoded by the exons ATGGAGGCTCGTGCACGACGTCGTTTAGCTCTGCTTTCCTCCCACGTGAACCCACTCGCAGAAACCCCGGGCACGGCGTCGTTTAGCTCGCTGATGGCTTCCACTTGCGCTAGCGGCCATGACGGAGAGAAGGAGATGAAGAAGGGAGGAAATGATTGTGTATTTTGCAGGATTATTCTCGGCGAAGCTCCTTCTTTAAAA TTATATGAAGATGATGAGTGCCTGTGCATTTTGGATACATATCCTCTATGTCATGG GCACTCTCTTATTATTCCAAAGAGTCATTATCCTTCGTTGGACGCAACTCCTCCATCG ATTATAGGGGCCATGTGTTCAAAAGTGCCTCTAATTAGCAATGCTGTCATGAAAGTTACCGGTTGTG ATTCATTCAACTTGCTGGTCAACAACGGTGCAGCTGCCGGCCAAGTTATATATCAT ACTCACATCCACATAATACCCCGTAAAGCAAACGACTGCTTGTGGACTTCTGag TCCCTACGGAGGCGCCCAATGAAGGTGGACCAAGAAGTCTCGCGGCTAGCAGACCGTATCCGTGAAAGTTTGATGTTTGTGAACAGCTACGAAGATAGCAAAGGTCAAGGATCGACCCTTGTGGCGAACTAG